In Erpetoichthys calabaricus chromosome 2, fErpCal1.3, whole genome shotgun sequence, a genomic segment contains:
- the cdc42se1 gene encoding CDC42 small effector protein 1 isoform X2, translating into MSNFWHKIGCCVVVKPPPKKRRPRIDRTMIGEPMNFIHLTHIGSGDMGSDGFSMIL; encoded by the exons ATGAGCAACTTCTGGCACAAAATTGGCTGCTGTGTGGTGGTAAAGCCCCCACCG aagaAGCGAAGGCCACGGATAGACCGCACCATGATTGGAGAACCAATGAACTTTATTCATTTGACTCATATTGGGTCAGGAGATATGGGCAGTGATGGCTTTTCTATG ATTCTGTGA